A single Altererythrobacter sp. BO-6 DNA region contains:
- a CDS encoding amidase family protein, with the protein MAYPKLTEKPGVLEIAAAIRAGEMSAHEAVEDAIARIEHLDVHVNAVAVCDFERAIATAKAMDKAGPRADQPLFGVPMTVKESFDVAGLPTTYGYADCADHIAAEDSEVVARLKAAGAVIVGKTNVPEDLTDWQSFNAVYGRTNNPHDHARSPGGSSGGSAAAVASGMVPGEFGTDVGSSIRVPAHFCGVWGHRTTWGVVSKRGHQSPRAQSIAHDGALSVAGPFARNADDLAALLKIAARHPLAVSGKPLKQCRVLALLDHPVSSPDASVRAPIEAALGALEAAGVQVLRSSAHLPDLAAQHADYLRLMNTSMARGAPSPNGTRATATDWFDLLDKQAQNQRAWELLFAEIDFVLAPPAPVLAVPHSETSVFKGTLTIDGEDVKGATGLAWAGLATFPDLPSTVLPIGGSTIDGVELPCGVQVIGPHLADLDCIAAAREIDAIVNG; encoded by the coding sequence TTGGCCTATCCGAAACTGACTGAAAAACCGGGCGTACTGGAGATCGCCGCTGCGATCCGCGCAGGCGAGATGAGCGCGCATGAGGCGGTGGAAGACGCCATCGCCCGGATCGAACATCTCGACGTGCATGTAAACGCCGTTGCGGTGTGCGATTTTGAGCGGGCCATTGCCACCGCCAAGGCGATGGATAAGGCCGGGCCCCGCGCCGACCAGCCGCTGTTCGGCGTGCCGATGACGGTGAAGGAAAGCTTCGACGTGGCCGGCCTGCCCACCACCTATGGCTATGCCGATTGCGCCGATCATATCGCGGCCGAGGATTCGGAAGTGGTCGCCCGGCTGAAGGCGGCCGGCGCAGTGATCGTGGGCAAGACCAATGTGCCCGAAGACCTGACCGACTGGCAGAGCTTCAATGCGGTCTATGGCCGCACCAACAACCCTCACGACCATGCGCGTTCGCCTGGCGGATCCTCGGGCGGATCGGCGGCAGCGGTCGCCAGCGGCATGGTACCGGGCGAGTTCGGCACCGATGTCGGCAGTTCGATCCGCGTACCGGCGCATTTCTGCGGCGTATGGGGGCACCGCACGACCTGGGGCGTAGTCAGCAAGCGCGGGCACCAGTCCCCGCGCGCCCAATCGATTGCGCATGATGGGGCGCTCTCGGTCGCCGGGCCCTTTGCGCGCAATGCCGATGACCTCGCCGCACTGCTGAAGATCGCAGCGCGCCATCCGCTGGCCGTCAGCGGAAAACCGCTGAAGCAGTGCCGCGTGCTGGCACTGCTCGATCATCCGGTCAGTTCGCCCGATGCCAGCGTGCGCGCACCGATCGAGGCCGCGCTTGGCGCGCTGGAAGCGGCGGGCGTGCAAGTGCTGCGCAGCAGCGCCCACTTGCCCGATCTCGCAGCGCAACATGCCGATTACCTCAGGTTGATGAACACCTCGATGGCACGCGGCGCCCCCTCCCCCAATGGCACGCGCGCCACCGCCACCGACTGGTTCGACCTGCTCGACAAGCAAGCACAAAACCAGCGCGCGTGGGAGTTGCTGTTTGCCGAGATCGATTTCGTGCTCGCCCCGCCCGCCCCGGTGCTGGCCGTGCCGCATAGCGAAACTTCGGTGTTCAAGGGAACGCTGACGATAGACGGGGAAGATGTGAAAGGCGCGACCGGGCTCGCCTGGGCGGGCCTGGCGACCTTCCCTGACCTGCCCTCCACCGTGCTGCCCATCGGCGGGAGCACGATCGACGGCGTCGAACTGCCCTGCGGTGTGCAGGTGATCGGGCCGCATCTGGCGGATCTCGACTGTATCGCCGCAGCGCGTGAAATCGACGCGATCGTCAACGGCTGA
- the lpdA gene encoding dihydrolipoyl dehydrogenase, which produces MAEYDYDVLVIGAGPGGYVAAIRAAQLGLKTACAEGRATLGGTCLNVGCIPSKAMLHASEFFDAAANGTMESMGVEVKPKLNLEKMHAQRIDAVDGLTKGIEFLFKKNKVDWKKGYASFVDAHTVKVGGETVTAKDIVIATGSSVTPLPGVEIDNAKGVVVDSTGALELKSVPKKMVVIGGGVIGLELGSVWRRLGAEVICVEFLDQILPGMDGDVRKEANKIFKKQGITFKLSTKVTGVTVKGKKATLTLEPAAGGASETLEADCVLVSIGRKPNTDGLGLENIGLETNQRGQIETDHDFRTKVDSVWAIGDVIPGPMLAHKAEDEGIAVAENIAGETGIVNHDVIPSVVYTWPEIAGVGLTEEQAKERGSIKTSKFPMMANSRAKTNHEPDGFVKVIADAETDRVLGVWAIASVAGTMIAEAAVAMEFGATSEDIAYTCHAHPTHAEAMKEAAMGVRGKPIHI; this is translated from the coding sequence CGACTACGACGTCCTTGTCATCGGTGCCGGACCCGGCGGCTATGTCGCCGCGATCCGCGCGGCGCAGCTGGGCCTCAAGACTGCCTGTGCCGAAGGCCGCGCAACGCTGGGCGGGACCTGCCTCAACGTCGGCTGCATCCCCTCGAAGGCGATGCTGCACGCTTCGGAGTTTTTCGACGCGGCCGCCAATGGCACGATGGAAAGCATGGGCGTGGAAGTGAAGCCCAAGCTCAACCTCGAAAAGATGCACGCCCAGCGGATCGACGCGGTCGATGGCCTGACCAAGGGCATCGAATTCCTGTTCAAGAAGAACAAGGTCGACTGGAAGAAGGGCTACGCCAGCTTCGTTGACGCGCACACTGTCAAGGTGGGGGGCGAAACCGTCACCGCGAAGGATATCGTGATCGCGACCGGCTCCTCGGTCACTCCGCTGCCCGGCGTCGAGATCGACAATGCCAAGGGCGTGGTGGTCGATTCAACCGGTGCGCTCGAGCTGAAATCCGTGCCCAAGAAAATGGTCGTGATCGGCGGCGGCGTGATCGGGCTGGAGCTCGGCTCGGTCTGGCGGCGGCTTGGCGCGGAAGTCATCTGTGTCGAATTCCTCGACCAGATCCTGCCCGGCATGGACGGCGACGTGCGCAAGGAAGCCAACAAGATCTTCAAGAAGCAAGGGATCACCTTCAAGCTTTCGACCAAGGTCACCGGTGTGACCGTGAAGGGCAAGAAGGCCACGCTGACGCTGGAACCTGCCGCAGGCGGCGCCAGCGAAACGCTGGAGGCCGATTGCGTGCTGGTGTCGATCGGACGCAAACCCAACACCGACGGGCTAGGCCTTGAGAACATCGGCCTTGAAACCAACCAGCGCGGCCAGATCGAAACCGACCACGATTTCCGCACCAAGGTCGATAGTGTCTGGGCGATCGGCGACGTGATCCCCGGCCCGATGCTGGCGCACAAGGCCGAGGACGAAGGCATTGCCGTGGCCGAGAATATCGCCGGCGAAACCGGCATCGTGAATCACGATGTCATCCCCAGCGTGGTCTACACCTGGCCGGAGATTGCCGGCGTGGGCCTGACCGAGGAACAAGCGAAAGAGCGCGGCTCGATCAAGACCAGCAAGTTCCCGATGATGGCCAACAGCCGCGCCAAGACCAATCACGAGCCTGATGGCTTCGTGAAGGTGATCGCGGATGCAGAGACCGATCGCGTGCTCGGCGTCTGGGCGATTGCCAGCGTTGCCGGGACGATGATCGCCGAAGCGGCGGTGGCGATGGAATTCGGCGCCACATCCGAGGACATCGCCTACACCTGCCACGCGCACCCGACCCATGCCGAAGCGATGAAGGAAGCGGCCATGGGCGTGCGGGGCAAACCGATCCATATCTGA